In Silene latifolia isolate original U9 population chromosome X, ASM4854445v1, whole genome shotgun sequence, the following proteins share a genomic window:
- the LOC141621773 gene encoding uncharacterized protein LOC141621773: protein MSNLLVKVHHSIEKCLIFHMTKQECMEALSKHANINPIITSTVWNELEKENREFFKAYTKSKTGDGWEGKTDVMIQSMIYDSSKISKIVS, encoded by the exons ATGAGTAACTTGCTTGTGAAGGTGCACCATTCGATAGAGAAGTGTTTGATATTTCACATGACAAAACAAGAATGCATGGAGGCCTTGTCAAAACATGCTAACATCAACCCAATTATCACCTCAACAG TCTGGAACGAGCTAGAGAAGGAAAACCGAGAATTTTTCAAAGCTTATACAAAGTCGAAGACCGGTGATGGCTGGGAGGGAAAGACAGATGTAATGATTCAAAGTATGATTTATGATTCTTCAAAGATCTCAAAAATCGTTAGTTAA